In Musa acuminata AAA Group cultivar baxijiao chromosome BXJ2-3, Cavendish_Baxijiao_AAA, whole genome shotgun sequence, the following proteins share a genomic window:
- the LOC103978698 gene encoding uncharacterized protein LOC103978698 isoform X2 → MMPVGDEQILLAKKVALRELPNESKNITNKPLLTSLPKDCGKGLTHESGKVVETKRQQPDGPPSPSSNLPQVKVSPLANLVYTRRKLETEQGKMGACVYIDHAESPELRKLSSNCTKRLNMQKELIQEPKVVSSLLYVSDAITSPATSSMGLSFPHSHGKSISRLAGPEPQDSAIATECPFLADPPHKVHKEGWKDRFLRLQMFLKTCDQSYQEDYIQMLRSLSAIGRSRHAVELEKRAIHLLLEEGKELQRMKALNVLGKSQPNDHASILSQTPLVSRAPEQ, encoded by the exons atgATGCCTGTGGGGGACGAACAAATTCTCTTGGCTAAGAAAGTGGCTTTAAGGGAGTTGCCAAATGAATCTAAGAACATAACTAACAAGCCACTTTTGACCTCTCTTCCCAAGGATTGTGGGAAGGGATTAACCCATGAATCTGGGAAGGTGGTTGAAACCAAGAGGCAGCAACCTGATGGTCCACCTAGTCCTTCCAGTAATCTGCCCCAAGTAAAAGTTTCTCCACTTGCAAATCTGGTGTATACACGTAGGAAGCTCGAGACTGAACAAGGCAAGATGGGTGCTTGTGTCTATATCGATCATGCTGAATCTCCAGAATTAAGGAAGCTAAGCAGTAACTGCACAAAAAGGCTTAATATGCAGAAAGAACTGATTCAGGAGCCTAAGGTGGTTTCTTCTTTATTATATGTTTCTGATGCAATTACATCCCCGGCCACATCGTCTATGGGGCTATCATTTCCCCATTCACATGGGAAATCCATCTCTAGATTGGCAGGTCCAGAACCACAAGATTCAGCCATTGCCACTGAGTGTCCTTTTCTTGCTGATCCTCCTCACAAAGTGCATAAGGAAGGTTGGAAAGACAGGTTCCTTAGGCTGCAGATGTTCCTAAAGACCTGTGATCAGTCATACCAGGAAGATTATATCCAAA TGCTACGATCTTTATCTGCCATTGGCCGGAGTAGGCATGCTGTTGAATTGGAGAAAAGAGCCATACATCTCTTGTTGGAGGAAG GGAAGGAGTTGCAACGAATGAAAGCTCTGAATGTTCTTGGCAAATCTCAACCAAATGATCATGCATCCATTCTAAGTCAGACACCTCTCGTGAGCAGAGCTCCAGAGCAGTAA
- the LOC103978696 gene encoding probable serine/threonine-protein kinase PIX13: MGNCFTFPARSQSTPPDTRPSSPGHWRSKASSSANTEKLSTFDSSHFGQSYGSFASADGELREGRILEVPNLRVFTFAELKTATRNFKHDKVLGEGGFGIVYKGWVDEKTLNPAKSGLGTVVAVKKLNHESVQGLEQWQSEVDFLGRLSHPNLVKLLGYCWEDVELLLVYEYMAKGSLENHLFRRGATFEPLSWSLRLKIAIDAAHGLAFLHASEKKVIYRDFKASNILLDSNYNAKLSDFGLAKHGPTDGDSHVTTRVMGTFGYAAPEYVATGHLYVKSDVYGFGVVLLEMLAGQRALDSNRPSNQHNLVAYAKPLLADRRKLGRLMDPRLEGHYPSKGALQAAQLTLKCLANDPKSRPSMKEVVETLEQIEATKGRSKAANNVSRQTVAGSRSHLSSCNHSPLHPKHEIQETDGGTSFS, encoded by the exons ATGGGGAATTGCTTCACTTTCCCTGCAAGATCTCAGAGTACTCCTCCTGACACCAGGCCATCCAGTCCGG GGCACTGGAGATCAAAGGCCAGTAGTAGTGCCAACACCGAGAAGCTCTCGACCTTCGACAGCAGCCACTTTGGTCAGTCCTATGGCAGTTTCGCAAGCGCCGACGGGGAACTTCGCGAGGGTCGGATCCTGGAGGTGCCAAATCTTCGAGTGTTCACGTTTGCGGAGCTGAAGACTGCCACAAGAAACTTCAAGCATGATAAGGTTCTTGGTGAAGGTGGATTTGGGATAGTGTACAAGGGATGGGTCGATGAGAAGACTTTGAATCCTGCAAAGAGTGGACTTGGCACGGTGGTTGCTGTCAAGAAATTGAACCATGAGAGTGTTCAAGGGTTAGAGCAATGGCAG TCCGAAGTGGACTTTCTAGGGAGGCTTTCGCATCCCAACCTCGTCAAGCTCTTGGGTTATTGCTGGGAGGACGTGGAGCTTCTTCTTGTATACGAGTACATGGCGAAGGGCAGCTTGGAGAACCACCTCTTCAGAA GAGGAGCAACATTTGAGCCACTTTCTTGGAGCCTAAGGCTGAAGATAGCCATAGACGCAGCTCATGGCCTTGCATTCTTACATGCATCAGAAAAGAAGGTCATCTACCGCGACTTCAAAGCTTCTAACATCCTCCTTGACTCG AACTACAATGCGAAACTCTCGGATTTCGGTCTAGCAAAGCATGGGCCAACTGATGGAGACTCGCACGTCACCACTCGTGTCATGGGCACTTTTGGATATGCGGCACCAGAGTATGTCGCAACTG GTCATTTGTATGTGAAGAGTGATGTGTATGGTTTCGGAGTTGTGCTACTGGAGATGCTCGCTGGTCAGCGAGCTCTTGACTCTAATCGTCCAAGTAATCAACACAATTTGGTGGCATACGCTAAGCCGTTGTTAGCCGATCGGAGAAAGTTGGGACGACTAATGGACCCTCGGCTTGAGGGACACTACCCTTCAAAGGGGGCTCTTCAGGCAGCTCAGCTCACTCTAAAATGTCTTGCTAATGATCCTAAGAGCCGCCCATCCATGAAAGAAGTTGTTGAGACACTGGAGCAGATCGAAGCCACGAAAGGTAGATCTAAAGCGGCTAACAATGTATCCCGGCAGACTGTGGCTGGCAGTCGCAGCCATCTTTCATCATGCAACCATTCACCGCTTCATCCGAAGCATGAAATCCAAGAGACAGATGGTGGCACAAGCTTCAGTTAA
- the LOC103978698 gene encoding uncharacterized protein LOC103978698 isoform X1 has protein sequence MIDKFNECRFVSGSMMPVGDEQILLAKKVALRELPNESKNITNKPLLTSLPKDCGKGLTHESGKVVETKRQQPDGPPSPSSNLPQVKVSPLANLVYTRRKLETEQGKMGACVYIDHAESPELRKLSSNCTKRLNMQKELIQEPKVVSSLLYVSDAITSPATSSMGLSFPHSHGKSISRLAGPEPQDSAIATECPFLADPPHKVHKEGWKDRFLRLQMFLKTCDQSYQEDYIQMLRSLSAIGRSRHAVELEKRAIHLLLEEGKELQRMKALNVLGKSQPNDHASILSQTPLVSRAPEQ, from the exons ATGATTGATAAGTTCAATGAGTgcagatttgttagtggaagtatgATGCCTGTGGGGGACGAACAAATTCTCTTGGCTAAGAAAGTGGCTTTAAGGGAGTTGCCAAATGAATCTAAGAACATAACTAACAAGCCACTTTTGACCTCTCTTCCCAAGGATTGTGGGAAGGGATTAACCCATGAATCTGGGAAGGTGGTTGAAACCAAGAGGCAGCAACCTGATGGTCCACCTAGTCCTTCCAGTAATCTGCCCCAAGTAAAAGTTTCTCCACTTGCAAATCTGGTGTATACACGTAGGAAGCTCGAGACTGAACAAGGCAAGATGGGTGCTTGTGTCTATATCGATCATGCTGAATCTCCAGAATTAAGGAAGCTAAGCAGTAACTGCACAAAAAGGCTTAATATGCAGAAAGAACTGATTCAGGAGCCTAAGGTGGTTTCTTCTTTATTATATGTTTCTGATGCAATTACATCCCCGGCCACATCGTCTATGGGGCTATCATTTCCCCATTCACATGGGAAATCCATCTCTAGATTGGCAGGTCCAGAACCACAAGATTCAGCCATTGCCACTGAGTGTCCTTTTCTTGCTGATCCTCCTCACAAAGTGCATAAGGAAGGTTGGAAAGACAGGTTCCTTAGGCTGCAGATGTTCCTAAAGACCTGTGATCAGTCATACCAGGAAGATTATATCCAAA TGCTACGATCTTTATCTGCCATTGGCCGGAGTAGGCATGCTGTTGAATTGGAGAAAAGAGCCATACATCTCTTGTTGGAGGAAG GGAAGGAGTTGCAACGAATGAAAGCTCTGAATGTTCTTGGCAAATCTCAACCAAATGATCATGCATCCATTCTAAGTCAGACACCTCTCGTGAGCAGAGCTCCAGAGCAGTAA